The Ferrimicrobium sp. sequence GCAACGGTTTGGGGTCACGATGGCCGAGTCCCTCGGTGATCTTGTTCGGCGGAGTCAGTTGATTGTACTTGCCGTTCCGACGCCGTTGATCGAAGAGATGCTCGATCAGCTCGACAGCGCGGCTATCTCGCTCGGCGTCCACCCGATCGTCTGTGACATCGCTTCAGTAAAGAGCGGATTAATGGGAAATGCGGGCCCTTCGTCGTCGTTGCGCTACGTGAGTTTGCATCCGATGGCGGGTAGAGAGGGGAATGGGGCCGAGAGCGCAGACCCCACGATTTTTACTGATGCCAACTGGGCAGTCGTGCTCTCCGGCCAAGAGGAACCTGAGGCGTTGGCTGGGGCATTGATGGTTCCGCTGGTGCTGGGCAACGGGGTCCTACCGATCGCTTTGGCGGAGCACGACCGTGCCATCGCGACGGTCTCGACGTTGCCCCATGTCACTGCGGTTGCGTTGGGGCGCCTTGTCGGCCAGGCGCCAGACCGTCCATTGTTGCGAAGGCTGGCAGCCGGTTCGATACGAGATGGCGTACGTGTGGCTCGTACCGATCCCATGCGGATTGTAGAGATGTTTTACCCAAACCGTGCGCAGTTAGCCGGTGCCATTGATGCTCTTGTCCGAGAATTGGAGGACTGTCGTGATCACTTGGCTGACGAACAGTGGCTGCTCGCATGGACGCGTGCGGGCCATGAAGGGGCGCGTTCTCTCGATGGCGTCAGCGCGAGGAGATTCGTCCTCCATGTGTCGAGGGCGAAGCTTGTGAGTGAACTCGTTCGCCTTGGAGCGTCCGGCTCCATGCTAGTGGAGCTCAACGCTGACGAGGGCGGGTTTGCCCTTGGGTTAGTCGACGTTCAGTCGAGTAGAGATTCGACGCCGTAGTTCGAGCCCTAGCCGACAAAATTCCTTTACCGTCGCGCTATCGTTGGCACTGAGTACCTGTTGGGCCAGTTCATGTTGGGCCTCATGGAGCGCGATGAGATCGGGATCTCCCAGATTGCTGACAACTTGGCACGGTGTCTCTGACAAGAGCCCTTCGTGCCCGCTGGCAGCGAGCGAGAGTACTGCACGCTCCCAGCGGAAGCCTTGTACCGCTGCGACGACAGCGGAGTACGATTGCGTAGTGGAAATGGGGAGTGGATCAGGAAGAGCGAGCACCCCGGCGATCGGCAACGGACGGCTCAACGCATAACCCTGACCGAATTGCGCCCCGAGAGCACGGAGCACGGGAAGCATTCGTGGATCCTCGATACCTTCGACGACGAGTTCGACTTCCATCAGATGGCTCAGATCGATAGCGACGGTCATCAAGGGTAAGCCAACATTGAGTAGGTCAATGGGCTCCGAGAACGCCCGGTCAAGTTTGATTTCATCAAAGGGAAAGCTCATGATGCGCGACAGGGACGCATACCCCGTTCCAAAGTCGTCAAGCGCGATGTGGTGCCCTGCGTTCTTCAGGAGGGCGAGCGGGGCATAGGCGAGTGAGACGAGATTCTGGTTCTCGGTGATCTCGATCCTCAGCTGATGAGGTGAGAGTCCACGTTGACGCCAGATGGCAATGATCGTGCGAGCGTAGTTTTCATCGGAGATGAGGTCGGGCTCAATATTGATCGCTACTGGCGTCTCGACGTCGTGCTTTTCGATGTCCTCGGCCACTTGGGTAAGCACGACCTCAAAGAGCCTGCGCCGTTCCTCGCGAACGAGCGTATCAATAAAGTCTTCAGGGCCAACGAGACCAGAGGCCACCCGCAGACGTACAAGGGCTTCGTATTGGGTGATCCGTCCAGTGCCGAGATCAACGATCGGCTGATATCGTACCTCGAGATTATCCCCTCCAACGGAGATGGTAGAGCGCAGGCCAGCCGTCGTGATAGGCTCGTGCTGGGTGTGGTCCGTTGGCATAGTCACTAGGTGGAGGCCAGGTTCCGCGCCGGTGACGAGGGCCTGCGAGAGCGCCCCTTCCGCAATGCCAAGCAAAAGCATTGGGTCGGCATTCTCCCGCCATGAGATGGCGAGCCCTGCGTACCATGCTGGAGGATCTTCATCCTCGACGACAGGCCGTATGGAGCCAATCGTGCCCAACTCTCGTTCGATGATCGCAAGTACCTCCTCGCGGTCATGAGCGGCCTCGATGAGGAGAGCGAAGGTGGTATCGCCAAGGCGAGCAACCGTGTCTGTCGAGCGAGTAACAGAACCGAGTTGTTTTGCTAGCTTCGCCAATAGGCGATCACGGTCGCGAGGATCGGATTCGATACTTTTGTCGGTAGAGGTCAGGGCGTAGACGTCGAGGAGGGCGAGCGCTACTTGGGTATGTGAACGCTCTGCTCGTAGAAGGCTTGCCGTTAGGGCATCGATAAATCCACGCCGATTGATGAGTCCTGTCAAGGCATCATGATGGCTCAGTGCGAGAGCGGATCGCAGTTCAGCTCGATGACGTCGGTCCAATGTATCGATTGCCCTTGCTTGAAGTCGTTGGCGTTGTTGGGTGACCATGTCAAGGGGGAGGTCTCGTCGATGCCTTGCGATCGTCATTGCTAGCACCTCGATGACAGTTAGCGTCATGGACGGGGGGTAGCCCAACCGCTGGAGCGTGATGGCGGTGAGTTCCGCACTCTTACGGCTTGCGCTGGGGTCCATCAGTGTTGGTGCCAGAGCGAACATCAACGGTGCCAGCACATCAGCGGTGAGCAGCCGCTCCTGATCGTCGAGACTGCTGAGTATCTCCGCGAGCATCTCTTCAACAATTGCCGGATCACTCAACCACAGCTCAGTTGGATAGGCATGATACATGACGTCTCTCGATCCTTCGTAAGTGATCCCTAGGCCAAGGGTCGGCTTGGCGATCCTCGCCGAGCCTATCTACCTGTTTTTGCTAACCTTGGTTGGCCACACTCATTCTACTTGAGGATGAGGGAGCTCGTAGGAGTTGGCTGATGTTTTGTATTGTGGTAGCGCGATCAAATAGCGGGGTGCTGAGATGCCTGGTAGCCATGGTGGAACTTTGGTAGGCTACAGTTCGAACGGCGAAAGGGAAGATCATGGAATCGACAATGCAACAGGGTGCGCTGACGGTGGCAGGCATACTTCGCTATGGGTCGCAGGCTTTTCCGGATGCAGAGGTGATCACCTACGATGGTACCAATGGCGTCCGCGCTCGCTTCGTGGAGGTAGCTGAGCGAGCAGCACGACTCGCCAACGCGCTGACTGCGATCGGGATCAGTCCTTCAGATAGGGTAGGAACGTTCTGTTTTAATCATCAACAGCACCTTGAGGCGTACCTCGGTATTCCTGCTATGGGGGCCGTCATCCATACCCTCAACCTCAGACTCGCACCTGATCAACTCGGATTTGTCATCGATGATGCGGGTGATCGTGCCATCATCGCTGATGGAATGATGTTGCCACAGTTGGCACAGGTACTCGATGCCTGCCCCAGCGTGGAGACAGTCATTGTGGTAGGATCGACTGCCGATGCGGCCATCAAGGAGCAGATAGCCAAGCGGTGCAAGGTACTAGATTACGAAGAGTTTCTGCGCGATGCGGCACCGGTGGTGGAGTGGCCCGACGTCGTAGAGACCGATGCCGCGATGATCTGTTATAGCTCAGGGACCACCGGTAATCCAAAGGGCGTGGTATATTCGCATCGTTCCACCTACCTGCACGCCATCAGTGCGCTACCTCTTTATAGCCAACGGAGCTGGAATATCGTGGAGTCGAAGGGTGATGTGGCACTCATCGTGGTTCCGATGTTTCACGCGGCAGCGTGGGGAGCGCCCTACGCCTGCTGGTTCACCGGTTCGACCATGATTATGCCTGGACGTTTCCTGCAGGCAGAACCGCTCGCGACCATGATCGAGCGCTTTCATCCGACGCTCTCCTCAGGGGTCCCAACGATCTGGAATGATCTGTTGCACTATCTCGAGTCACATCCAACCGATGTCTCGAGTTTGCGGATGTTGACCTCCGGAGGATCGGCAACGCCTCGATCACTGATCGAGGCCTACCTCGAGCGCTACAACATTCCTATGGTCTCAGGGTGGGGCATGACGGAGACTTCACCGGTGTGCACCCTGGCCATTCCACCCTCGGGGACCCCTCGTGAGCGCCTTGTTGACTACCTTGCAACAGCGGGGAAGGTTGTTCCTGGTGTCGAGTTACGTATTATGGACGATCAACAGCAGGTCCAACCCTGGGATGGCACGGCACTCGGGGAGATCGAGGTGCGTGGTCCGTGGATTACCGCAGGTTACTTGGGGGGTCAAGGAGTTGAGAACTTCGATGACGGGTGGCTGCGAACGGGAGATATTGCCACGGTCGATAGGGAGGGGTATGTGAGGATTGTAGATCGCACCAAGGATGTGATCAAATCCGGTGGGGAGTGGATCTCCTCCATTGAGCTCGAGAATGCCATCATGGCCCACCCGAAGGTGGCAGAGGCGGCCGTGATCGCCGTCCCCGACGATCGCTGGTTTGAGCGCCCGCTCGCTTTTGTGGTGGTAAAACCGGGAGAGGATCTCGAGGTCGAGGAGCTCCGTGATTTTCTCGCCACCCGAGTCGTCAAATGGTGGTTGCCAGAGCGGTTTTCCTTTGTTGAGGCCATTCCGCGCACGTCGGTGGGTAAGTTCCACAAGAAGGTGTTGCGAGAGGGATACCAAGCAGGTAACTACGCGATCCATGAGGTGAAGCGAACCCAAGGTGAGGAGTAGTAGTCATGACAGATTCCGATGAGCGCCGCGAGCGTATGTTGGAGGGCCTCGAGGATCTGTTATCCCAGCTTGATGATGTGAGCTTCTCGCAGTTGTTGAGTTACCGACGTCTTGACCCTGTCAAAGTTAAACAGGTGCAACAGGAACTCGCCAAGGTTCGGCGTTCGTTATTGAAGGCACAACAGATCCTGCGTCAGCTGGACTTAACGATTGAGGAGATGGATCAATGACCGAGGTGGGCGACATCCTCTGGGAGCCTACGGATGGAGGCCTGTCAGGCCCCCTTGGTGCCTACTTGCGGGCAGAGGGGCACGGATTAGGGGTCACTTCGACGGCCTATGATGACCTCTATCAGGCGAGCATCACCAAGATTGGGCCCTTCTGGCGTTCGATCGCGCGTTTTTGTCGTCTCGCCGGTGATCTGGGCGAGCGCGAGCTGATAGGAACTCTTCCCGATGCCGTCTTTTTCCCAGACGGCTTTGTCAACTATGCACAAGAGGCCTACCTCCGCTTCCGGGATCCGGCGTGCATCATTAGAGCCGACGAGTCGGGATTGCTCGAACGGATTGAGGCAC is a genomic window containing:
- a CDS encoding prephenate dehydrogenase/arogenate dehydrogenase family protein codes for the protein MRIGKAAVAPVGIVGLGHMGASLAGALVRHVGVVGYDLNPASMDSVEQRFGVTMAESLGDLVRRSQLIVLAVPTPLIEEMLDQLDSAAISLGVHPIVCDIASVKSGLMGNAGPSSSLRYVSLHPMAGREGNGAESADPTIFTDANWAVVLSGQEEPEALAGALMVPLVLGNGVLPIALAEHDRAIATVSTLPHVTAVALGRLVGQAPDRPLLRRLAAGSIRDGVRVARTDPMRIVEMFYPNRAQLAGAIDALVRELEDCRDHLADEQWLLAWTRAGHEGARSLDGVSARRFVLHVSRAKLVSELVRLGASGSMLVELNADEGGFALGLVDVQSSRDSTP
- a CDS encoding GGDEF domain-containing phosphodiesterase; amino-acid sequence: MYHAYPTELWLSDPAIVEEMLAEILSSLDDQERLLTADVLAPLMFALAPTLMDPSASRKSAELTAITLQRLGYPPSMTLTVIEVLAMTIARHRRDLPLDMVTQQRQRLQARAIDTLDRRHRAELRSALALSHHDALTGLINRRGFIDALTASLLRAERSHTQVALALLDVYALTSTDKSIESDPRDRDRLLAKLAKQLGSVTRSTDTVARLGDTTFALLIEAAHDREEVLAIIERELGTIGSIRPVVEDEDPPAWYAGLAISWRENADPMLLLGIAEGALSQALVTGAEPGLHLVTMPTDHTQHEPITTAGLRSTISVGGDNLEVRYQPIVDLGTGRITQYEALVRLRVASGLVGPEDFIDTLVREERRRLFEVVLTQVAEDIEKHDVETPVAINIEPDLISDENYARTIIAIWRQRGLSPHQLRIEITENQNLVSLAYAPLALLKNAGHHIALDDFGTGYASLSRIMSFPFDEIKLDRAFSEPIDLLNVGLPLMTVAIDLSHLMEVELVVEGIEDPRMLPVLRALGAQFGQGYALSRPLPIAGVLALPDPLPISTTQSYSAVVAAVQGFRWERAVLSLAASGHEGLLSETPCQVVSNLGDPDLIALHEAQHELAQQVLSANDSATVKEFCRLGLELRRRISTRLNVD
- a CDS encoding long-chain fatty acid--CoA ligase; translation: MESTMQQGALTVAGILRYGSQAFPDAEVITYDGTNGVRARFVEVAERAARLANALTAIGISPSDRVGTFCFNHQQHLEAYLGIPAMGAVIHTLNLRLAPDQLGFVIDDAGDRAIIADGMMLPQLAQVLDACPSVETVIVVGSTADAAIKEQIAKRCKVLDYEEFLRDAAPVVEWPDVVETDAAMICYSSGTTGNPKGVVYSHRSTYLHAISALPLYSQRSWNIVESKGDVALIVVPMFHAAAWGAPYACWFTGSTMIMPGRFLQAEPLATMIERFHPTLSSGVPTIWNDLLHYLESHPTDVSSLRMLTSGGSATPRSLIEAYLERYNIPMVSGWGMTETSPVCTLAIPPSGTPRERLVDYLATAGKVVPGVELRIMDDQQQVQPWDGTALGEIEVRGPWITAGYLGGQGVENFDDGWLRTGDIATVDREGYVRIVDRTKDVIKSGGEWISSIELENAIMAHPKVAEAAVIAVPDDRWFERPLAFVVVKPGEDLEVEELRDFLATRVVKWWLPERFSFVEAIPRTSVGKFHKKVLREGYQAGNYAIHEVKRTQGEE